ttcaacaacatatgctgaaacgctgccaaatttgttactcagctaaaccaaacctctccaaagtttgaatcgaagaagagaatcacaaagccaaagattacatatattctcttagaccttaggcaaatattgtttatccaaagcctaggtaaaactaactgcaaagaacttgttctttgtagtctagttggcaagttttcaaacctctattcaatcaaccgaattgagtgtttgtgtcgaaaaggagttcagaaaggtgttctgtctccgtgaggtcctagtgcccagtgtgcgttatgagtgagaaatccaacaaggtgtgttggtactgaagattggatcttcagttgtatcggttgtgtgcacccgcaagcacacgttcaggtttgctgtgcacccgtaagcacttccCCAGTGAAGtagttggtctgatcaaccgaccatgGATGTAGGAGTGTTTTCTGaatcacgtaaaaatctctgtgttatttacagctttcaattcttacattcttacttgtgttcttaccctcttaaactaaaaactgattaatagcaaagagaaacctaaagactaaCAACTtgcttaactcacaggctattacgaaacaaaagttttctgttgcgtgtgttatcagtctaactgatctatcttctgataatcagtaagattcataacatatctctgtttatcaaactcgactgaagctttacgtgtatcagttaaagtatttgacttaattgataactccttactgaaaagtattcagtatcagtcgtcaaccctgttttggttaAAACTCTTTCAGTAAAACaagttgagtcagtttgtgtgTGTAGTTTCTTTTTGGTTCTTTGGAacgaaaatagcctataggtgtattcctcccccccccccctcccccatctcatacacctattcgagacccttcggacctaacaaataaaatataaaaaacaaaaagaaaaaaatagttgaaaaattgatgaaagaaaagagagaaaaagtgAGGGAAAAAGTGGAgggaaaaaactcatcttttatatattatatagacatgaaaaaagaaaaaacgtatttaaagacataaatttttgttatctctcattttcCCATATTATCTCTTTTGTGCATAGGCCAGCATAGTTCGTACTACTATACTTTAATAGAATATTTgtaaatgttttaaaaaaaattgtgtttatAAGTTAACGTACTAAATACATAATTaacttttcaatattttttacaaTCATAACTTTTTCAAAGTTTTAATTTATTAGCAAGACAAACTTTCAAATTCTTCactacaaaaataatttttagtgACGACAATTTTTATCATTATATGCGTCAAAATCATCATTAAAACATTATAATGACAACTTTTATAGATATCAACCATCACCAAAAACTAAAGTGATGATGAGAAAATATCGTCATTGTAGATAAAATTATTGTGACAAATGATAATGCCACACATTGAATATGATTAAATGGTACCAAAATTTTTCCAtactatattttgaattttttagccATGTTTCAAGCTCGTCATTATAGTTTCTGTTTATATTAACGTGATATTTTCGACACTATAATCAGGCGAATATATTATTTTCGAGTTAGCTCTATAGGGTTTGAGTTATTTTCGGACCAATCTTATTGAATTATCGGACTATTCAGTTACGATCTATTCAAATTGTAATTTTATCGAATTAAAAATTTTCGACAATCCTTTTAAATTGTCAATTTAATCAAAGCCAATTCACATTCACAGATTTGGAGCTGAATTAACATCTCTATTTATAATTTTGTTAatataagcttagccaaataCACTCAATACGAAAAACTTTGAAGTTttgatataattaaatatttggcTTGCGAATCTATAATATCTTAATTGGATACATCCAATTATTCTTGTTTACAAACATCGGTATCCAGATACAGCTAACAACGTAATTATGTCTAAAGATTCTATTAATAAATTAGTTGATGTCGGATCAGTTGGctccaaaataaaaattaaattgtgcAACGGGCTACACCACTTCTGACGaatgtttataaataaataatgctattgataatattaataaaaatgaaaatacgTTTTACCTAAACTACCCTTATCAAAATTTTAGATTTAAATTTGAATCTTTCCTCTTtctattaaataaatttagtacatgttttcaataattttttttgattaCTTAATactgaataattaaatttaaaaatcgtaCCATGATCTCATGCTCCATATGTTACCGAGATATTATGATTATTTCAcaaaataataatgtaatttcaATTGATATGAACTTATAAATTTCACGAGAACCATTAAATTACTGTatttgctatacaaattaattcatttattattaaatttacttcattcgaaaaaaatattttttttgttcccttcaggattcgaacacAGATTCTGCATTTATCCgccaagatgatgcatctatcgtagatcttgatgatcgaatgacatAAAATAGTTATATGTTCTTAGTTTATTTAGTAGTTCTTATtaatttgaacctctccctatataaatgatttctattttatattttaagaggtgtttaaaaacactcttaagtgtataaacactacaagaaaaatgctgATAGACTAGTGTTAAAAACCGTAGTCGTAGGGGTAAAAAGAGTGTTGTTGTAGGTAGTGTAGTGGTAGATGGGCGCTAATAGACCACGGTTTTCAAATTGTGGTCGTATATATATCGCACAAGCTAATACACTACGGTTTTAAAACTGTTGTCTTTTAGCATATCACATGCGCTAACAGACCACACTTTTAAAACCGTGGTCTTTTAGCGAAACAAAAGCAAAATAGAATACAGTTTAAAAACCGTGGTCTTTTAGCACGATTTAAAATTGTGGTctattagcatttttttttcccctatttcaataattatctaattatttaatatccaactaatttcataaataataaacacaaatcaaaacacataaatttaaataaagtttAATATTCAAGAGTCATTACAATAATCTAGAAACGGGAATTAGTTCAACGGACTAGAATTTTTTGCATTGTACTTTAAACATAATTCTACCAACCAAAATATGCAACTAAGCAATGTTCTTCACTAAGCGTCAACTAAAACTTTCAAGTGTATATGACATTTTTCCACTTTGCATCCAAACTAGCAACGTCATACCTGCATAAAATaaatggacaaaaataaagaaaaaatgcaTTACTTCACgtagcaaaaaaatatatagctaCACATAGAATCAATGAATACATAGAATCAATAACGCACCATATCATATATAACCTAATATCAATAATAAGTAGAAcacataaattataataatttgatATAAGAAATGTAGAAATATATGTAGCAACACATGCACGACGTATTGCAAAATTATAAAGATCATTCATTACCTCTTTACTCAAGTATATGATCTTGTACACAGTCCGCCCATTCTTTACGCACGTCATCAATGTCCTCTTTGGAGTAACTTGGTTTATCTAACTGTGAGTAAAAAATATGTATTACAATGTGATAGTCAACCACCAAAtacttaataaattttattgaaaacaaATACCAATGAATGCAACGAGCCAATCGTCTGAGAACCATCACACTCAACTATTTCCTTCATGTATTTCATTACATAGAAACCACATTGAAAGTTGTCTGGTTGTTTAGGAACCTACATTCGAATGAAAGTACTAcagattaattttttatatatccaCTTTTATGAATCAAGTTGCATACAATTACATACCTTAATTACTGACCACGAAGACATCTTTCTTCCTTTCCTCTGCTTTTGGGCATTGAAAAGCTTTAATGCCCTTCATTAGAAGATGAAAAGTGATTTACATCaagtataattatattttaaaataaaagtaaagcCACTCAACTTACAATTGAACAACTTGTTTCCAAACACCATCATGAATACCATCATAAAAGGGATCCAACATAGCAGCTTCCTCCTTATAAGGATCGATGATCGTAAGAATCCAATGGTCACTATATAGTAAAAGTAAACATAATAGAATTAGTGCATGTATATATCAATTTCACTAAACTATTGTGAATTTCTTACTCACCACACATTACATGGAACCATGACAAGTTGATCGACTAATGTGCCAACAAGTCTTCCTGCCAATTTTTGAGCCTTCGTTCAATTCTTTCATTGACAGACTTTTTATCATTATTCGTCGATGGTATATGACATACAATTGATGGATCAACAAATCTAAACTTGAGGCTCTTTCTCAAGTCCTGTAGCTTCTTGAACATGACCCTATAAATGAGATAATTTTAACATGCTAttcgcctctcccccaccggcgacACAATTAACATAAATgataatttcaatgaaattaacAAAGATGAGAATCAACTTGTTACCTCGATTAGAGTAAAATGAGCCAACAAAAGCCTCAATTTTCTTCCAGTCACGATCAAATCTGGAAGTAGAAAAGTAAATCTGTGTGAGAGAGCGCCTCAATCAAATGTActaacaaataattaaacttGTTCAAACGATATGTTCAGCTGAACCTATGTCTAAAAGCCTACCAAATCTGGATATAGACTAACTACAAATCCTTGTTGAAACTTGAAATCATGTTCGGTCTATATAGCTGAATACTACACTAAGAGCTTATACCAAACAAAACTATTAAATACTCATATCAAAGTTGAATGCTAAAACCTTTTTTGAGCTCACTTTATTAAACTTAGATATCAACAGCAAAGCCAGAGAGCAGAATCTGAAGAAAGTAAAGCAAGGGCTTCATTATCTTTACATACAGACACAATGAATGCATACGCAAATACGCTCAACAATTACAGAAGAGGAAAGCAAGACCGCGCACCATCACTGCAGATCAACCATACCACCGATGGAAAAAcatcaagaaataaataaaacccaaaTAACTACATCTCTCTTCCAATATACAATGCAATAAGTCAAGAAAAGCAGGCCTACATCCTATAAACACTCGTGTTCAATCTTCTAAAGGCCAGCAAATAGCTCTTGATAAGGAATGAGGAAAACAATCGGTCATGGACTGAACTAAAAGAGCAAGACAAACACATAAGTCCAATGCTGCTCCTTCATTAAAATACAACGACTTCAAGCACACTAACGCTTCAAATATTAGTTACTCCACACTACAGAAGTCGAAGCACAATCAACAAAAATGAACCAAAGCTCAAAATCgtagaaattaaaatttcagtAATCCAGCACCACGCCCAATGAGTCATACACACAGCGTTAAGAATCCAAACAAACAgcaaaaaaaaggaagaaaaaaaaaatgaagctcAATCCAATTCTGAAAATAACCAAATTTACATAACAAGAATCTCAAAGTTGCATATCTTCTTCTCCTCCCCACATTTCGCCTACTTTCAACATATTCGCAAAAGAAAAAATCGAACAGAAGTGGAAAAGCTAGACACCATTCAGCTATTACCTGATTTTAGGCTAGGGTTTCGAATTAGGGGCTGAGCATATCGGAGCAGGCAGGTAGGGGgcggagcaggcggcggcggagcaggtgaagcaggcggcggcggagcaGGTGAAGCAGGCGAATTAGGCGGCGGCGGAGCAGGTGAAGCAGGCGAATTAGGCGGCGGCGGATCAGGCGAAGCAGACGGCGCAGCAGGCAGCGGAGCAGGCGGCGCGCGGAGTAGGCGGAGCAAGCGAAGCAGGCGGCGCGCTGAGTAGCTAGGCGGAGCAAGCGAAGCAGGCGGCGCGCAGGCAGGCGGCGGAGGGAGATGGCTGAGCAGGCAGCGCGCGGAGGCGCGGCAGAGCGCAGCGACGGGTGTAAAGAGCAGACGCGGTTAATTTGTGTGGTAGGATTAAGTAGGGATTTgaagtattttttaattattaattaaattaattcaataagACTACACTATTTGACCTCTTTAACATGTGTTTTTTAAAACCGATGTCATACATTAAGTACCACCACACTGAAACGACTAGGCTACTAAAAAACCGTGGTCTTTTAGCATGAAAAAATGCTAAAAGACCACGGTTTTATCTACAACCACGCTTTTAGAGTCTATGACCACGGTTTTTTGTTAAAACACTTGTCTTTTAGGTGTAGTGTTTttgcatttttcttgtagtgaaaatataaatgattttcagctcttagatcatcaagatctacggttgattcgtaaccctattggatgaatttgtggtcctgagttcgaatcccaaaggtaacaaaaatttatttttcgcaattcgtaaccatgttggatgaattcgtaaccctgttggataaaattcgtacattgaaaaacgtttatattttatacacttaagagtgtttttattctagtcaTGAACAGATGCGTATGAATCCGTATTGAACCAGTATTGGGCATGAATCAGTAGGTTTTGTATATGAACCAGGTGTATCCTCTCTTCGAATCTAAATTCAAAGATTCTGGGCTCAAAAATTTGTCATGAACAAACGTGTAATATAGTTCAGAAAATCCATGAATTGAACTATCGCATGTGTGAATCGAATATGTGAATCATGGCAATTCGAACAAATAGATTTCAGTGATATTGCGTTTTAGCGATGAAAAAATTTTGTGAGCAGTTAAACGTAAAACCTTAAGAGATAATACAGATTTAGGTTAGGGATTTAGTGAAAGAAGATTTGATTTAGATATGGAAATAATGGGCAAATAAAAAACGTATCTAAGTAATTTATTAGAAATAGTTATATGACTTTCATATCCTTTTTAATTCTTTGCGTGTATAATCACGCTGGATTGAAGCTGAATAGGTGGATTGAATATGACCGTGAGATTAACTCGAATCAATGGATGATAagtgttcctattttatacaaaaatatctgtttttattttagcccaactctctctctctctctctctctctctctctctctctctgtatatatatatatatatatatatatatatatatatatatatatatatagggtgtggttctagagagaactacattatttgtgagaacgtgagaaccatcaaatctaatgcattcagtgtaaaaattaatgcattcgctgttaaaattaatgaactcaaaaaaataaaaaattgctcccttcaggattcgaacctaggatCTGCATtaatccaacaagatgatgcatccaccgtagatcttgatgatcgaatggctgaaaatggttctccgtccttcttttatttatggttctttcttgaacctctccatatatatatatatatatatatatattgttggatgaatgcagatcctggattcgaatcctgaatggagcaattttttttatttttttgagtgcattaattttaacagcgaatgcattatatttgatggttctcacgttctcacaaataatgtagttctctctagaaccacaacatatatatatatatatatatatatatatatatatatatatatatatagggtgagctaaaataaaaacacctcttaagatataaaataagaatcatttccaacccttagatcatcaagatctatggttgattcgtaaccctgttggatgcatttatggtcccgagttcgaatctcaaaggtagcaaaaatttatttttcacaattcatacatttttacagcgaattcatatgtgttctacatatatatatatatatatatatatatatatatatatatatatatatatataggggagggctaaaataaaaacacttcttaaaatataaaatataaacaattttcagcccttagatcattaagatctacggttgattcttaaccttgttggatgaattcgtggtcctgggttcgaatcccaaaggtagcaaaaatttatttttcacaattcgtaaccatgttggatgaattcgtaaccctgttggataaaattcgtacattaaaaaatgtttatatttatattttaagaagtgttttcactgtagtcctcccctatatatatatatatatatatggcttcTATGGAGACACAATATTAGATGGAGAATGGAGACGCAATCTGGTTCgttagatcaatcttgatcaaaggttgagattagaagttaatataattaaaattggtaagattcatatatccctaaaattactcactttcattctctctccctcatctctctctctctcgtcctctctctcatctccctctgtaAATTTTGCCGCCCCTttcctcttctccggcgaatgtTCAAAGTACGGAGAAGGGGGCGGTGGCCGgagttcagaagttcaataccacaaattcaaaagttcacagaattatatgtataagttcaataaaattatctgTAAAATCTTCCGcccccttcttcttctccggcgaatgtTCAATGTACGAAGAAGGGGGCGGCGGCCGGAGTTCAGAATACCAGAAAATCAAAAGTTCACAGAAATATATGtacaagttcaataaaattatatgtGTAAGTTCACAGAATTATATGTACAAGTTCAAAAGTTCTCcggctgaacttgggcggcggtggctctgaacttgagggcggtCGAAGGCAGCGGTGGTGGTGCGGACGAATCGGGGTGGCGGCGGTTGaaggcggcgatggtggtgtGGAGAACAGAGAGAGGACGGAGGGAAGCGGCGGTCGAAGATTCCGAtggctgaacttgggcggcggtggctgaacttgagggcggtCGAAGGCGGCAATGGTGGTGTGGAGAACAGAGAGAggacggagggaggcggcggtcgAAGATTCCGGTGGCTAAacttgggcggcggtggctgaacttgagggcggtcgaaggcggcggcggtggtgcggACGAATCGGGCGGTGTGTGAGAGATGGTGAGTTTGCTGGAGAATGGAAAATGGAGACGCACAGACatctgtgagagagagagagagaggacaaAGGAGacggatgagagagagagagatgagggagaaaaAATGGGAAGTGAGTAATTTTAGGgatcttaccaattttattatgaaaattaattatattaattatattaatttttaatttcagcCCTTGATCAATATTGATCTAACGAACCAGATTGCGTCTCCATTCTCCATCTAACTTTGTGTTTTCATAGAACttgtccctatatatatatagggatgagaTTCTATAGATCCCACTCCTCTCATAGTATATATCTGTTTAAATTTGGACCACACAATTTTACTATGTGGCTCACTAGGAGCGTAACATGTGGCAGATGTCTTTCAAGGCAAAGTACATGCATggataaaataggaataatttaaaaaataataataataataataacaatttttttttggttgaaaGGTCACTTGACGGGTCATATATTCTCATACATATTTCTATCCAACGTTATGCACatttgtgtttatatttatgcatatttgtgttcaactatatgcataattatgaTGGCGGCGAGCAGCAGCAAAAGGCACTTGAGGAGTCGCATATGAATATATTCTCATACATATTTCTATCtaacgttatgcatatttgtgtttatatttatgcATTTtcgtgttcaattatatgcataattttgagggCGACAGGGCCAAAAAACTGaattttcaacaaaaaaatattaattctttttaaatttttaaaaattttattcctattttaccTTATGTGTGTTTTTCCTTGGAAGACATCTGCCACGTGTCACGCTCCTAGTGGCCCACATACACACATTATGTGGTTCATATTTTGGATCTATATACTATGATAAGGGGgttgataacactcacttttccatgattttttaaaatatttatatgatgtcaattttcaagggaattgagtgtttgatagttattttgtgcttaaattgttttatcttgtgaataTGATAATTGCTTGTACTTTGATGAAATCTACATAAATATTGAAGTTGAATTTGAAAACACGATCTGAATCAAAGTTGTATGTCATcttgatacgagttcgtgagcgcaaataGATCGAAAATCGAAATTCGAACGAgggagatatggccgaaacaagaaagtcgtgTGCAGTAGTGAATAGTGGTCAACTAGATTTTGcgaattttcggattttatcagtatttttgaattttgtactatatatatccactatgcctatatataggtcattttattgacctattagacacctcTCTTCACcgactttttatattttttagttttagaCTTACAATTTATTACTTTCATagattaaggggggtgtattcgttaagGAATtctgtagatttttaaaatttctgaattttaaaaatctacagaTTTCACACAAATTCTTCATGTATTTTGGAATTCTAAACATAATCTATACAGATTTTGAACGGATTTTAACAAGATTTTGACGTGATTTTTACGGATTTGAAATCTACCATCCCAGCGCTCGTTAGAGTTAATTGAGCGTTGGGACAGCTCCCAACGatcgctgggttccagcgaccGCTGCCTCCCCACCGCCTCTACCGCCGCTGCTGTCCTCCAACGACCGCTGGgtgccagcggccgctgggacCCAGCCGGCGCTGAAATATGAAATCTTCCGAATTCTCGTGGTCGGAGGTCagatttgttcatgtgtattttttgaatgaaatcaatgaaaattagtccaattttaaaatccatagatttttaaatacctctagattttcatagatttttaaaactttgaaacgaatacctctggatttttgtagaattttaaaagtcttgaacgaatacctctagattttcatagacttttaagagtcttgaacgaatacacccaaattttaaaagtctgcagaaatctattaaaatcctgaacgaatacacccccctaaatttattttctccAAGATTAAAGATTCAAGTTGTTCATCCTGAATTCTTTTCGGGTTCTatcagttttatttattttaattgctttatttttaattatgtcttttatttatttatttatttatgtctgTCCTTTTCCTGATTCTAgagtttgtaaatagttgattgaatttatgatATATTTTTTGATACCTTATTGCCATCCAGTTTCTGATTTATAATTCCTTGTGCAtattcttgtggattatctggtcaataatttgcatgtttagTTATTCACTTTGAAACTCAGCAGAGATAACTATTTAACAGattcaaaaatagaaagaaaaaaaaattaaaaaatagacgATTCACGGTTCAGAACCGTAAATCGCCGTTTCAAAAAAATGAAACCGGAACTCAATCGTGGAGCCACGGTTATGGTTCCAGTCCGAAACCGTTGATGCCTATTCTGttcccaatttttattttttgggcaTCTCTATTGGCGAGCCCTTCATTGCTTTGGGTGGGTCCAACTTATCTTTACAATGGCAGCTAAAGTGATATTGAGATAtttaactaataaaaaaaatataactaaaTTAAAGAGACCAATACAGGTAAAATATTCTAACTAATTTTCTTTcgtaatatttaataatattttgaaatgtactatttttaacattaaaatactccctccgtccctgaaataagttcctctttttcttttttgggacgtcccccaaataagttcctctttttttctttccatatttggacaactaccccaccactaataatactttatttattcttagttttcactttttcaccactcccaatattaattatagcactttttcacattttcacaactcccaatactaattataacatatttttctccactatcaatacactttaccatttttccttaaaacctgtgccatccctaaagatgaacttattttggggacggatgaagtatctTTTACATTCAtgtttataagattattttCTTGTACTCCCAATTTAAAAATCTTGGATTCGCCaccgcgcgcgcacacacacttACATATACAAATTACTTTAAATCACAGATAATGACGTCGCTCGTCAAACAACGGCGTGTTTGCCAAAATTTTGTAGCCGTTCACGACGTAGTCGGAAATCGATTTCCTCGCCAGCATCGGAATCATAAGATGTAGTCGGAATGTTTCCTTGAGAAAGAACAGAAATctgacgaagagagagagaacagggACCTGGTACTTGCGGCGGAGTTAAGTCGGCGACGGCAACAATGACCACCACCGCGATTAGTGGAAGTGATCGGCAACGAGCAAACCACCACCATAGAGATATAATAGAGACGTAGAAGAGAAAGAACGAGATAaaagagggagaagagagaaaaaattaatGTTCGGagtaaatttgtatttttgcacaaaaaatacataattttttagttttttatgtgaatgaataaattttatttttgttataataaagtggatattttcatatattgactGATATATATTAATACAAGATCATTTattctttgaattttgttgcATTTTTAATTAGTACGTAtggttttttttattctttttttaagcAATTAGTAGTATGGTTATGGCTACATATACTTCGCTCATATTATGTGGAGTTGTTCCAAAGTTCGCCCAGTGTGGAGAGACTTCCTCTGCTAGTTTGGGAAAGAGGATTTTCTGGATTGTTTGGACATCCATTCTTTCCTTGTGATTGCGTGGAATGTTTCTTTTAGTACTCAGATTGCTTCGCTTTGGAAAGCTGGTGTTCTTACCCT
The genomic region above belongs to Salvia miltiorrhiza cultivar Shanhuang (shh) chromosome 5, IMPLAD_Smil_shh, whole genome shotgun sequence and contains:
- the LOC131024659 gene encoding uncharacterized protein LOC131024659, producing the protein MVPCNVCDHWILTIIDPYKEEAAMLDPFYDGIHDGVWKQVVQLALKLFNAQKQRKGRKMSSWSVIKVPKQPDNFQCGFYVMKYMKEIVECDGSQTIGSLHSLLDKPSYSKEDIDDVRKEWADCVQDHILE